A DNA window from Fusarium fujikuroi IMI 58289 draft genome, chromosome FFUJ_chr11 contains the following coding sequences:
- a CDS encoding related to allantoate permease — protein MASDREDKTSFPARDPDAKMGETLSLQGSMQVAEEGVENHYRGKKVLRRIDLCLMPLLLVSYTLQFLDKQSLNFASIMGIIDDLDLVGSRYSWCSSAFYFGYLAFSYPASWLMVRLPLGKYLAGSSLAWAIILCCHAAVQTFPGLLVARFFLGVAEASISPGFSLITGMWYKREEQPFRHGIWFLGNAIATSFGGLLAYGIAHIGGALESWRWLFIIFGLITLAWAIVLAIFLPDTPDNARFLDQQQRIDAVDRIRSNQTGMKNNSFKWEQVREVIKDPNVLLLMVFQIAFSIPNGAHTTFSSIVMAGFGFSRFQVYLLNMPMGAILAFFALGSTYLCSRFNGYRTIIGACLSLISLAGSLLVRYGPNQGSRLFGLWIFVAFAAGFPISLSMVASNVAGFTKKSVAAAMMFMAYTTGNIIGPFLFFAREAPEYSSGFLATTICFGISTVTMIVLRFVLIAENKRRDELQQTSSGLQDDTEHLEISDVTDRKNLNFRYVY, from the exons ATGGCTTCTGATAGAGAAGACAAGACCAGCTTCCCGGCTCGGGACCCCGATGCTAAGATGGGTGAGACGTTGAGCCTTCAGGGGTCGATGCAGGTTGCAGAGGAGGGAGTTGAAAACCACTATAGGGGGAAAAAGGTCCTGAGAAGGATTGATCTTTG CTTgatgcctcttcttcttgtgtcATACACACTGCAGTTCCTTGACAAGCAGTCGCTCAACTTTGCTTCCATCATGGGCATTATCGACGATTTG GACCTCGTTGGATCAAGATACAGCTGGTGCAGCAGTGCCTTCTACTTCGGCTATCTCGCCTTCAGCTACCCAGCGTCCTGGCTAATGGTTCGTCTACCCCTGGGCAAGTACCTCGCCGGATCAAG TCTCGCTTGGGCCATCATCCTCTGCTGCCACGCCGCAGTCCAAACCTTCCCCGGTCTTCTCGTCGCtcgcttcttcctcggcgtAGCAGAAGCTTCCATCTCGCCTGGTTTCTCCCTCATCACTGGAATGTGGTATAAGCGAGAGGAACAGCCTTTCCGACATGGCATTTGGTTCTTGGGGAATGCCATTGCTACTTCCTTTGGTGGGCTGTTGGCGTACGGTATCGCTCACATTGGCGGTGCCCTTGAGTCTTGGAGA TGGCTCTTTATCATCTTCGGTCTCATCACTCTCGCCTGGGCCATCGTGCTCGCTATCTTCCTCCCCGATACCCCCGACAACGCACGTTTCCTCGATCAACAACAGCGCATTGATGCCGTCGATCGCATTCGAAGTAACCAAACCGGCATGAAGAACAACAGCTTCAAGTGGGAACAAGTCCGCGAGGTCATCAAGGACCCCAATGTCctgctgttgatggtcttCCAAATTGCTTTCAGCATCCCCAACGGTGCACATACCACT TTCAGTAGCATTGTCATGGCCGGCTTTGGATTCAGCCGTTTCCAGGTCTACCTCCTCAACATGCCCATGGGTGCCATCCTTGCTTTCTTCGCTCTCGGATCAACATACCTTTGCAGTCGTTTCAACGGCTACAGAACCATAATCGGCGCATGCCTCAGCTTGATCAG TTTGGCTGGCTCGCTTCTTGTTCGCTACGGCCCCAACCAAGGAAGTCGACTCTTTGGACTGTGGATCTTTGTCGCGTTCGCTGCTGGGTTCCCTATTTCCTTGTCCATGGTCGCTTCCAATGTCGCTGGCTTTACCAAGAAGAGTGTTGCCGCCGCGATGATGTTCATGGCATATACCACTGGTAATATCATCGGCCCTTTTCTGTTCTTTGCCCGTGAGGCACCTGAGTACTCG AGCGGTTTCTTGGCGACGACGATTTGCTTCGGCATTTCTACCGTGACTATGATCGTTCTCCGATTCGTGCTGATTGCCGAGAATAAGCGACGCGATGAGCTCCAACAGACGAGCTCTGGTCTCCAGGATGACACAGAGCATCTCGAGATTTCCGATGTCACTGACAGGAAGAATCTCAACTTCCGCTATGTGTACTAG
- a CDS encoding related to amidohydrolase AmhX translates to MSSNEQLYEKISKSVARHEQDLADICKKIHENPELNYKEFKAHDNISDLMQRLGYNVKRSAYGIQTSFEVESGQGGKLIVFNAEYDALPSLGHACGHNLIATSSIAAFIATAETIRSLDIPGRVRLLGTPAEEGGGGKVHLIKAGAYEGVDACLMAHPTGRLSPQGEKNIDGVSAARSSARRQIKVAFTGQNAHAGNTPWHGKNALDAVVSSYVNISLLRQQIQPTERIHGVIRNGGAEPNIIPDATNLEYYLRAAGADQIKELTGRVEACFKAGAIATGCQVQCSCESDQDYMELRPNMSMSNEFTRHMQAFGRDYIGDANQPPMGASTDMGNVTYCVPGIHPMFAIGTEDPLVQPHTPKFAEAAGTREAFERALDCAKGLAATACEMLLQTELMDQAREEFKRDVEPIGYRL, encoded by the exons ATGTCTTCCAACGAGCAGCTTTACGAAAAAATCTCCAAGTCTGTTGCTCGTCATGAGCAGGACTTGGCAGACATTTGCAAAAAG ATCCATGAGAACCCAGAGCTCAACTACAAGGAGTTCAAAGCCCATGACAACATCTCCGATCTCATGCAGCGTCTCGGCTATAACGTCAAACGCTCTGCTTACGGCATCCAAACCTCGTTCGAAGTCGAATCCGGCCAGGGCGGCAAactcatcgtcttcaacgCAGAATACGACGCTCTTCCCAGTCTAGGCCATGCTTGTGGCCACAACCTCATCGCAACAAGCTCCATCGCCGCATTCATCGCCACCGCCGAAACAATACGCTCCCTCGACATCCCCGGTCGCGTTCGTCTTCTCGGAACACCAGCTGAAGAAGGTGGCGGAGGAAAAGTCCACCTTATTAAAGCTGGTGCATACGAAGGCGTAGATGCGTGTCTTATGGCTCATCCGACAGGGAGACTGTCGCCGCAAGGGGAGAAGAATATAGATGGCGTTTCGGCAGCAAGGTCGAGTGCGAGGAGACAGATCAAGGTGGCGTTTACGGGGCAGAATGCTCACGCGGGGAATACGCCATGGCATGGGAAGAATGCGCTCGATGCGGTTGTTTCATCTTACGTGAATATTTCGCTGCTGAGACAGCAGATTCAACCTACAGAGCGAATTCACGGTGTTATTAGAAATGGAGGTGCTGAGCCAAATATCATTCCTGATGCAACAAATCTGGAGTATTATTTGAGAGCTGCTGGGGCTGATcagatcaaggagctcacGGGGAGGGTAGAGGCTTGTTTTAAGGCTGGGGCGATCGCTACGGGCTGCCAGGTGCAGTGCAGTTGCGAATC AGATCAAGATTACATGGAGCTTCGACCGAACATGTCCATGTCGAACGAGTTCACAAGACACATGCAAGCCTTTGGGCGAGATTACATCGGAGACGCAAACCAACCACCAATGGGCGCATCAACAGACATGG GCAACGTTACATACTGCGTCCCAGGTATTCACCCCATGTTCGCTATCGGAACAGAAGATCCTTTGGTGCAACCCCATACACCCAAGTTTGCAGAGGCAGCTGGAACAAGAGAAGCATTTGAGAGAGCTTTGGATTGTGCAAAGGGATTAGCAGCTACAGCTTGCGAGATGCTACTTCAGACTGAGTTGATGGATCAAGCAAGGGAGGAGTTTAAGAGGGATGTTGAGCCGATTGGTTATAGACTTTAG
- a CDS encoding probable beta-glucosidase precursor, with amino-acid sequence MRICEVLPDMMWSTKLLCLALQVASSFSLPAEIPTEEYPSPQGTGKGIWKDAYEKAQQFVDRLTLEEKVNVTRGFAADNVCAGNTGTIPRLGWPGLCLHDAGNGVRATDFVNSYPSALHVGASWDKNLTYQRGYYMGKEFKAKGVNVLLGPNVGPLGRTPLGGRNWEGFSVDPYLTGQLSAESIIGHQDAGVIANVKHFIANEQETYRRPYFGIEAVSSNVDDKTLHEYYLWPFVDSVRAGVASVMCSYNRVNGTYACENSKLMNGLLKTELEFEGFVLLDWNAQHNLESANAGLDMVMPMGGFWGENLTMAVENGTVKEERVTDMATRQALLNTEILAAWYLVGQDVDFPIPGIGMKNLSLPHEQVEARISESRPTLLEGAIAGHVLVKNENNTLPFAQKPKMISVFGYDATVAKTKNTDNLFQLGYTSSPEMGQAVLGTEEHFDQAAKGGTIVSGGRAAANSPPYISDPLSAIQQRAAKDGSWVNWDLSSPNPDVNGATDVCLVFINAMATEGWDRDGLHDDFSDALILNVASKCANTIVTIHAAGIRLVDQWIEHPNITATIIAHLPGQDSGEALVKLLYGEADFSGKLPYTLAKNESDYTPYKPCGLEEGSKDPQCDFTEGVYLDYRSFDDRDVTPRFEFGFGLGYTEFEYSDLVVKVAETSASAAATDLWSTFATAQATVSNVGKRDGEEVAQMYVAIPNSPPKQLRGFEKVKISKGEAADIPFELTRRDLSVWDVVKQDWTLQSGNYTIFVGSSSRALPLKESFTIEL; translated from the exons ATGAGGATCTGCGAGGTACTTCCTGACATGATGTGGTCGACTAAACTTTTGTGTCTTGCACTGCAAGTCGCGTCTTCATTCTCTCTCCCTGCTGAGATTCCGACTGAAGAGTATCCATCGC CGCAAGGAACTGGCAAAGGAATTTGGAAAGATGCGTACGAAAAAGCACAGCAGTTCGTGGATCGATTAACgcttgaagagaaagtcaATGTCACGCGTGGTTTTGCAGCGGATAATGTTTGTGCCGGCAACACGGGTACTATTCCGCGCCTTGGATGGCCGGGTTTGTGTCTCCATGATGCAGGTAATGGAGTGAGAGCAACGGATTTTGTGAACTCGTATCCTTCTGCTCTGCATGTTGGGGCGAGTTGGGATAAGAATTTAACGTATCAGCGGGGGTATTATATGGGGAAGGAATTCAAGGCCAAGGGAG TCAATGTCCTTCTTGGTCCAAATGTTGGGCCTTTGGGAAGAACACCTCTTGGCGGACGAAACTGGGAGGGTTTCTCGGTTGATCCGTACCTCACTGGCCAGCTCAGCGCAGAATCCATCATCGGGCATCAAGACGCCGGAGTCATCGCCAACGTCAAA CACTTCATCGCCAATGAACAAGAAACATACCGTCGTCCTTACTTTGGCATCGAAGCAGTATCATCTAACGTCGACGACAAGACTCTTCACGAGTATTATCTCTGGCCCTTTGTGGACTCGGTAAGAGCAGGCGTCGCGTCGGTGATGTGTTCATATAACCGCGTCAACGGAACTTATGCCTGCGAGAACAGCAAGCTCATGAATGGACTTCTGAAGACTGAGCTTGAGTTTGAGGGGTTTGTGTTGCTGGATTGGAACGCGCAGCATAATCTTGAGAGCGCGAATGCGGGACTTGATATGGTCATGCCAATGGGTGGATTCTGGGGGGAGAACTTGACGATGGCTGTTGAGAATGGGACAGTTAAGGAGGAGAGGGTCACGGATATGGCTACCAGGCAAGCATTACTAAACACTGA AATCCTGGCCGCTTGGTACCTCGTTGGCCAAGACGTCGACTTTCCGATCCCCGGCATCGGAATGAAGAACCTCTCCCTTCCCCACGAACAAGTAGAAGCTCGAATCTCTGAATCTCGGCCAACTTTGCTCGAGGGTGCCATCGCAGGGCATGTACTAGTCAAGAACGAAAACAACACCCTTCCCTTTGCTCAGAAGCCCAAGATGATCTCTGTTTTCGGGTACGATGCAACCGTCGCCAAGACGAAGAATACGGATAATCTTTTCCAGCTGGGATATACCTCTTCGCCTGAGATGGGACAGGCTGTTCTTGGGACTGAAGAGCACTTTGACCAAGCTGCCAAGGGAGGGACTATTGTATCGGGTGGTAGGGCAGCCGCTAACTCACCACCATACATCAGCGAT CCCCTCAGCGCGATTCAGCAGAGAGCCGCAAAGGATGGAAGCTGGGTGAACTGGGACCTCTCATCCCCCAACCCCGACGTGAACGGCGCAACTGATGTCtgtctcgtcttcatcaacgccatGGCAACAGAAGGTTGGGACCGCGATGGTCTTCACGACGACTTCAGCGACGCACTGATCCTTAACGTTGCATCGAAATGTGCCAACACGATTGTTACAATCCACGCAGCTGGGATTCGTCTCGTTGATCAGTGGATCGAACATCCTAACATCACAGCAACAATCATCGCTCATCTTCCCGGTCAAGATAGTGGCGAGGCGCTTGTGAAGCTTCTTTATGGTGAGGCCGATTTCTCAGGAAAGTTGCCGTATACCCTGGCCAAGAACGAGAGTGATTATACGCCGTACAAGCCCTGTGGACTGGAGGAAGGCAGCAAGGATCCGCAGTGCGACTTCACTGAAGGAGTGTATTTGGATTACCGCTCTTTCGACGACCGGGATGTCACCCCGAGGTTTGAGTTTGGGTTTGGCCTTGGCTACACCGAGTTCGAGTACTCTGACTTGGTAGTCAAGGTTGCTGAGACAAGTGCTTCGGCTGCTGCTACCGATCTCTGGAGTACGTTTGCTACCGCTCAAGCCACTGTCTCAAACGTTGGAAAGcgagatggcgaggaagttGCTCAAATGTACGTCGCTATTCCGAACAGTCCTCCCAAGCAACTCCGAGGTTTCGAAAAGGTCAAGATCAGCAAGGGAGAAGCTGCCGATATTCCATTTGAGCTCACAAGACGTGACCTGAGCGTCTGGGACGTTGTCAAACAAGACTGGACGCTTCAATCAGGAAACTACACCATTTTCGTCGGCTCCAGCAGCCGTGCCCTCCCCCTAAAAGAATCATTTACCATAGAGCTTTAG
- a CDS encoding related to TRI13-cytochrome P450 — translation MLSRLIELSERAPKDFTLALGFSILSALYLLRRWLLPKPIPGIPYNKNAVKSFMGDIPEFRDAPNRREWWAQQPARHQSPIVQVFMRPFGAPWVFVADYFEASDICMRRLKEFDRSDVTWEQFNGVASAPEIHDKFSSLLKLWDRKLDLSGGRPFDIAQDIHNSALDIILSASFGIDSGDGQIGRQLEELKARTVSGGKDDLFEFEDVSIDEEQSCFTTLADSVGLSMRSPLPTIHHFLYRNLSPKMRRARAGRDRLRDREIAKSIERRESGQPQRCALDNMLAREDAIAEKEGRKPNYRSQTIMSELMGYLVAGHETTSAVLRWGMKYLTANQRVQSLLREAIGDAHTQATKGNRVPTAEEILKAHIPYLDAVIEEMLRHSRVAPVTLRQATTDTQILGRFIPKGTTVGFLGNGPGVMMPSIPVNTEKRSEAALAHMERTQLFDEQDLAQFVPERWLTTTVNGEGEEETAFDPQKRPSQAFGLGPRGCFGKKLAYIEIKIFLTLLFWTFKLEPVKPELATEDEMLALTRSPKNVYVKLAKV, via the exons ATGTTGTCACGTCTCATTGAGCTATCGGAGCGCGCTCCAAAAGACTTCACCCTAGCCCTAGGCTTCTCAATCCTCAGCGCTCTCTACCTCCTCCGACGCTGGCTACTCCCCAAGCCAATCCCAGGTATCCCGTATAATAAAAATGCGGTCAAATCCTTCATGGGCGATATCCCCGAGTTCAGAGATGCTCCCAATCGACGAGAATGGTGGGCACAGCAACCTGCTCGTCATCAATCGCCTATTGTTCAGGTTTTCATGAGACCTTTTGGAGCACCGTGGGTCTTTGTGGCGGATTACTTTGAGGCATCAGATATTTGCATGCGCCGCTTGAAGGAGTTTGACAGAAGTGACGTGACATGGGAGCAGTTCAACGGTGTT GCCTCGGCTCCAGAGATCCACGACAAGTTCAGTAGTCTTCTCAAGCTTTGGGATCGCAAACTGGACTTATCAGGTGGCAGACCATTCGACATAGCCCAGGACATTCACAACTCAGCGCTTGATATTATTCTCAGTGCTTCCTTTGGCATCGACTCTGGAGATGGTCAGATCGGCAGACAActcgaagagctcaaggccagAACCGTTTCAGGTGGGAAGGATGACCTATTCGAGTTTGAGGACGTTTCTATCGACGAGGAACAGAGTTGCTTCACCACTCTTGCAGACAGTGTCGGTCTGTCTATGAGATCGCCTCTTCCCACTATCCATCACTTTCTCTACCGAAATCTCTCGCCAAAGATGCGAAGGGCAAGGGCGGGGCGTGATAGATTGAGAGATCGTGAGATTGCCAAGAGCATTGAGCGAAGAGAGTCAGGTCAGCCTCAACGCTGTGCTTTGGACAATATGCTTGCGAGAGAGGATGCCATTGCTGAGAAAGAAGGGCGGAAACCCAACTATCGAAGCCAGACGATCATGAGCGAG ttgatgggATACTTGGTTGCCGGACATGAAACAACCTCAGCTGTTCTCCGATGGGGAATGAAGTATTTGACTGCTAACCAGCGCGTACAATCACTCCTCCGTGAAGCCATTGGAGACGCACATACTCAAGCCACAAAGGGCAATCGCGTCCCAACAGCTGAGGAGATTCTCAAAGCTCACATCCCATACCTCGACGCTGTCATCGAAGAGATGCTGAGGCACTCACGCGTCGCCCCAGTCACCCTTCGGCAAGCCACCACCGATACCCAGATCCTCGGTCGCTTCATCCCCAAGGGAACAACAGTGGGCTTCCTCGGCAACGGCCCCGGCGTCATGATGCCCAGTATCCCAGTCAACACAGAAAAGCGATCTGAAGCTGCTTTGGCACACATGGAAAGGACACAACTCTTTGATGAACAAGACCTTGCGCAATTCGTTCCCGAAAGGTGGCTCACGACCACTGTTAATGGGgaaggcgaggaagagacgGCGTTTGATCCACAAAAGAGACCATCTCAGGCATTCGGACTTGGACCTCGTGGTTGCTTTGGCAAGAAGCTCGCTTACATTGagataaagatatttcttACTTTGCTCTTCTGGACGTTCAAGTTGGAGCCAGTGAAACCTGAGCTGGCGACGGAGGATGAGATGCTGGCGCTGACGCGGTCACCAAAGAACGTTTACGTCAAGCTGGCAAAAGTGTGA
- a CDS encoding related to secretory lipase: MKYSPWSLFLSASLLGGTEAQNLALALPFSTGFNSSFSLSPAQIKGANLSDTVASSVNTVINFHQSSLANGGPKQDDFYTLPVKRTDLRPGQVLKVQEVTEPAPFSIAPGSSLSRILYTTRNFNGTIIPASAYILWPFLPRQFNSKSDDKAPAILWAHGTSGFFIDSAPSTHRGLYYENVVPLALAQEGYAVVAPDYAGLGVDKSWDGSDIPHQYFATPAGAQDTLFAMEAALEVFSNRLSGKFAIMGHSQGGGVAWGAAEALAKGKDISGRRAFVELLKGYVGTISIAPVTKPLSTPRLFSSYSASIALSSIFPDFKPSQWLTPLGVARQKLMKQIGGSVAAGQQLFFTESQSVFEKHDWYNSSYHAAAFDKLGIVGDKPFAGPLLVIQGSEDVFIAATTTNETITDTTNLYPNGSLSYIYVEKFGHTPIISGVRSLWMAWLEDRFQGKKQQRGLERTYVKGWLGDDKPFFGSNGYLQWSGAPEYTYQNPGAV, from the coding sequence ATGAAGTACTCACCTTGGTCGCTATTCCTTTCAGCCTCACTCTTGGGGGGTACTGAAGCACAGAATCTGGCTCTAGCTTTGCCTTTCTCTACAGGCTTTAACtcatctttctctctttcacCTGCCCAGATCAAAGGAGCTAATCTTTCAGACACTGTAGCCAGCAGTGTCAATACTGTTATCAATTTCCATCAATCCAGTCTTGCCAACGGCGGCCCAAAGCAAGATGACTTCTATACTCTCCCTGTGAAACGAACCGATCTTCGACCTGGTCAGGTCCTCAAGGTGCAGGAAGTAACAGAACCAGCTCCATTCTCGATCGCACCTGGATCGTCACTGAGCAGGATTCTTTATACAACTCGTAACTTCAACGGAACGATTATTCCTGCAAGTGCGTATATCCTCTGGCCGTTTCTACCCCGTCAATTCAACAGCAAGTCGGACGATAAAGCTCCCGCGATTCTTTGGGCTCATGGAACGTCTGGCTTCTTTATAGACTCAGCACCTTCCACTCATCGTGGTCTCTACTACGAGAACGTGGTCCCTCTGGCCCTCGCACAAGAAGGCTATGCAGTTGTCGCGCCCGACTATGCCGGTCTCGGAGTAGACAAGTCATGGGATGGCAGTGATATTCCACATCAGTATTTTGCTACCCCAGCTGGTGCACAGGACACTCTCTTTGCTATGGAAGCTGCACTTGAGGTATTCAGCAACCGCCTTAGTGGGAAGTTTGCCATTATGGGCCATAGTCAGGGCGGCGGGGTTGCCTGGGGTGCAGCAGAAGCACTAGCTAAAGGAAAGGATATCAGTGGAAGAAGGGCTTTCGTAGAGCTCTTGAAGGGCTACGTTGGCACCATTTCGATTGCACCCGTCACGAAACCTTTATCTACTCCTCGACTCTTCAGCAGCTACAGTGCATCCATAGCGTTATCAAGCATCTTTCCCGACTTCAAGCCCAGCCAGTGGCTCACCCCACTGGGTGTCGCGAGACAAAAGCTGATGAAGCAGATCGGAGGAAGCGTTGCAGCTGGACAGCAGCTATTCTTCACTGAATCGCAAAGCGTATTCGAGAAACACGATTGGTACAACTCTTCTTACCACGCTGCTGCCTTTGATAAGCTCGGTATTGTCGGAGATAAACCATTTGCAGGCCCTCTTTTGGTGATTCAGGGCTCCGAGGATGTTTTCATCGCGGCTACGACTACCAATGAAACCATCACAGATACCACGAATCTATATCCGAACGGCTCGTTGAGTTATATATATGTTGAGAAGTTCGGTCATACTCCTATCATCTCAGGTGTCCGAAGCCTCTGGATGGCGTGGCTAGAGGATAGATTCCAGGGCAAGAAACAGCAAAGAGGACTGGAAAGAACATATGTCAAGGGATGGCTGGGCGATGATAAGCCCTTCTTTGGAAGCAACGGATATCTTCAGTGGAGCGGAGCACCAGAGTATACGTATCAGAACCCGGGGGCAGTCTAG
- a CDS encoding related to 15-hydroxyprostaglandin dehydrogenase produces MSVYGVKGKNAIVTGAGSGICLAFAQQLLENGCSVVIADLKLRPKAEDLVNKWTTTEGDKPTVHFHKTDVSDWAQLSSLWDAALEKLGQIDIVCNGAGIYEPPSSTFWNPPGVSSLSEDKVDGNPGVYKTFAVNALGPIRLAQIAMDYWLQNRNVQGNLLWVASCGGYLHSLQTPLYFASKAAIVSFVKSLSTVRKRFGIRNAAVCPGAVHTPIFHPEYCRDRMPPSTLGLTAEQCANVMFQVLTEEKYGDGNIVETMLIGNRESNSVNVREIPMEALYPTVVAEGSHDGLYEGEEKLAKQLAEKGMRE; encoded by the exons ATGTCTGTCTACGgcgtcaagggcaagaatgcCATCGTTACTGGCGCAGGTTCTG GTATCTGCCTTGCCTTCGCccagcagcttcttgagaatgggTGCTCCGTTGTGATAGCTGATCTCAAACTCCGCCCCAAAGCAGAGGATCTGGTCAACAAGTGGACAACCACTGAGGGCGACAAGCCCACTGTCCACTTTCACAAGACGGATGTTAGCGACTGGGCCCAACTCTCTTCTTTATGGGACGCAgcgcttgagaagcttggccaGATCGACATCGTCTGTAATGGCGCTGGCATTTACGAGCCCCCATCAAGCACCTTCTGGAATCCTCCTGGAGTTTCTTCTTTATCTGAAGATAAGGTCGACGGTAATCCGGGTGTGTACAAGACCTTTGCTGTGAATGCACTAGGTCCTATCAGGTTGGCACAGATTGCGATGGACTACTGGCTGCAGAATCGTAACGTGCAAGGTAACCTCCTCTGGGTCGCCAGTTGTGGAGGGTATTTGCACTCGCTACAGACACCGCTTTATTTCGCTAGCAAAGCAGCCATCGTAAGCTTTGTCAAATCACTATCGACAGTCCGCAAGCGATTCGGCATTCGCAATGCAGCCGTCTGTCCAGGTGCCGTGCAC ACGCCCATCTTTCACCCCGAGTACTGCCGTGACAGAATGCCACCATCTACTCTGGGACTCACCGCAGAACAATGTGCCAACGTCATGTTCCAGGTCCTCACCGAAGAGAAATACGGCGATGGAAACATCGTTGAGACGATGCTTATCGGGAACAGAGAGAGTAACTCGGTCAATGTGCGGGAGATTCCAATGGAAGCGCTTTACCCTactgttgttgctgaaggTTCACATGATGGTCTTTATGAAGGGGAAGAGAAGTTGGCGAAACAGCTTGCGGAGAAGGGAATGAGAGAATGA
- a CDS encoding related to integral membrane protein PTH11, with protein MAEASEAWHAVKPTGLAVALLAITTVFTPMILVVVGLRIWVRVTHHCFGLEDWLMCIGATLNLVHNGVVIWGSLTGIGTADSKLNTAMVMEAFKAVTFWQIFYISSSMFIKISICAQLLRVTDNKRIKMFLWGLIGLTVLITLVAGIIGLVRCRPLSASWDPSTGTCMDQGILSVLTYVVSGINIVVDWSVAILPVIILWNVQMHRTLKIMANVVMGIGALASVATIVRLPYSPAYSQPSNQLHGIGNIILWTVVECSLGIIAGSMPMLRKLFKALRRDDSSYARGTDDINLVTIGQVRGKHHPIYDGDVRGTLAAGDDRESDRDDESTRQIIRVTKEFEQISVIEKPPSRY; from the exons ATGGCAGAGGCTTCAGAAGCATGGCACGCAGTCAAACCAACTGGTCTTGCTGTAGCACTTCTCGCAATCACCACCGTATTCACGCCGATGattcttgttgttgtcggCTTGAGAATTTGGGTTAGAGTGACGCATCACTGCTTCGGACTAGAGGATTGGCTCATGTGCATTGGCGCGACCCTCAACTTGGTTCACAATGGAGTTGTCATCTGGGGCAGTTTAACCGGCATTGGCACAGCAGATTCCAAGCTCAATACGGCCATGGTTATGGAAGCCTTTAAG GCCGTGACCTTTTGGCAGATCTTCTACATTAGCAGCTCCATGTTCATCAAGATATCCATCTGCGCTCAGCTACTGCGCGTTACAGATAATAAGAGGATCAAGATGTTTCTCTGGGGCTTGATAGGATTAACAGTTCTCATTACACTGGTAGCAGGAATTATCGGACTAGTCAGGTGCAGACCGCTCAGTGCGTCGTGGGACCCAAGCACAGGAACATGTATGGATCAGGGTATACTCTCAGTACTGACATACGTTGTATCGGGCATCAATATTGTGGTCGATTGGTCTGTTGCAATATTACCAGTGATCATTTTGTGGAATGTTCAGATGCACAGGACTCTGAAGATTATGGCGAACGTTGTTATGGGCATTGGCGCTTT GGCATCAGTGGCAACTATTGTTCGACTTCCATACTCACCTGCATATTCTCAGCCTTCTAATCAACTCC ACGGCATTGGAAATATCATTCTCTGGACAGTAGTCGAATGCAGCCTCGGCATCATCGCCGGATCAATGCCCATGCTTCggaagctcttcaaggcaCTACGAAGAGACGATAGCTCATACGCCAGAGGGACAGACGATATCAATCTCGTCACTATTGGCCAGGTTCGTGGGAAGCATCATCCGATTTATGATGGAGATGTCAGAGGTACTCTTGCGGCGGGAGACGACCGAGAGAGCGACAGGGATGATGAGAGCACACGGCAGATAATCAGGGTCACAAAAGAATTTGAGCAGATATCGGTGATAGAAAAGCCTCCATCTAGATATTAG